Proteins co-encoded in one Aggregicoccus sp. 17bor-14 genomic window:
- a CDS encoding cytochrome-c peroxidase, producing MSRALAALLGALLLACTGSAPSVPEQPPPPPEVPAAEPVPRPVSGGTLLVTHDGRYAVAADPDRDAVWVVDLAAWQVHAQLALQPGDEPGRLVEDEAGRVHVLLRRGGGVVALDVERGSVLSRRAVCPAPRGLTHGFGRLYVACAGGELVALLPEGGAPLSTLHLAADLRDVVFDGEQLWVSRFRSAELLRVDVNGQVAERVRPAALHPVGAPGSAAYVAFEPGVASRLVADPQGGLLLLHQLASTATLPLHATSGRPAYAGLEPLAGDPTCGDGVVHSALYQRSASGAAQGRDLQAALGVLPGDLAFSPAGDRVVAVAAGSRRVMVGSRAWLAGGRQGDCALSGERSFQLYAQPIAAAFSPAGTLLVQTREPVGLVRLLGTPEYQALTLGEHLAGDAGHRRFYEPAPSGISCASCHPEGTQDGRVWHLESLGARRTPPLGGGLAATAPFHWDGAVPDVASALKDTLVVRMGVPVPPAEDVTALSRWLETLPAEPAPLPLDAAAVARGEALFGSTQLGCNSCHAGARGVQAVSADIGTGGSFQAPPLEGLALRAPYLHDGCALSLQDVFGACAGGEVHGRVGALDAQAQADLRAYLESR from the coding sequence GTGAGTAGAGCGCTCGCAGCGCTGCTGGGGGCGCTGCTGCTCGCGTGCACGGGGAGCGCTCCCTCCGTGCCCGAGCAGCCGCCGCCGCCGCCCGAGGTACCCGCCGCCGAGCCCGTGCCGCGCCCGGTGAGCGGCGGCACGCTGTTGGTCACCCACGACGGACGCTACGCCGTGGCGGCCGACCCCGACCGCGACGCGGTGTGGGTGGTGGACCTCGCCGCGTGGCAGGTGCACGCGCAGCTCGCGCTGCAGCCGGGCGACGAGCCGGGGCGCCTGGTGGAGGACGAAGCGGGCCGGGTGCACGTGCTGCTGCGCCGCGGCGGCGGCGTCGTGGCGCTAGACGTCGAGCGCGGCAGCGTGCTCTCGCGGCGCGCGGTGTGCCCGGCGCCGCGCGGGCTCACCCATGGCTTCGGGCGGCTGTACGTGGCCTGCGCCGGGGGCGAGCTGGTGGCGCTGCTGCCCGAGGGTGGCGCGCCGCTGAGCACGCTGCACCTGGCGGCGGACCTGCGCGACGTCGTCTTCGACGGCGAGCAGCTCTGGGTGAGCCGCTTCCGCAGCGCGGAGCTGCTGCGGGTGGACGTCAACGGGCAGGTGGCGGAGCGCGTGCGGCCCGCAGCGCTCCATCCCGTGGGCGCGCCCGGCTCCGCGGCCTACGTGGCCTTCGAGCCCGGCGTGGCCTCGCGCCTCGTGGCGGACCCGCAGGGCGGGCTGCTGCTGCTGCACCAGCTGGCCTCCACCGCGACCCTGCCGCTGCACGCCACCTCCGGGCGCCCTGCGTACGCGGGCCTGGAGCCGCTCGCCGGCGACCCCACCTGCGGCGACGGCGTGGTGCACAGCGCCCTCTACCAGCGCTCGGCCTCCGGCGCGGCGCAGGGACGCGACCTGCAGGCGGCGCTCGGCGTGCTGCCCGGAGACCTCGCGTTCTCGCCCGCGGGAGACCGGGTGGTGGCGGTCGCGGCCGGCAGCCGGCGGGTGATGGTGGGCAGCCGCGCGTGGCTCGCGGGCGGACGCCAGGGCGACTGCGCGCTGTCCGGCGAGCGCAGCTTCCAGCTCTACGCGCAGCCCATCGCCGCGGCGTTCTCCCCCGCGGGGACGCTGCTGGTGCAGACGCGCGAGCCGGTGGGGCTGGTGCGGCTGCTGGGCACACCCGAGTACCAGGCGCTCACCCTGGGCGAGCACCTCGCGGGGGACGCCGGCCACCGCCGCTTCTACGAGCCCGCCCCCAGCGGCATCTCCTGCGCCTCCTGCCACCCCGAGGGCACGCAGGACGGGCGCGTGTGGCACCTCGAGTCGCTGGGCGCGCGGCGCACGCCGCCGCTGGGCGGGGGGCTCGCGGCCACGGCCCCCTTCCACTGGGACGGAGCCGTGCCGGACGTGGCCTCCGCGCTGAAGGACACCCTGGTGGTGCGCATGGGCGTGCCCGTCCCTCCGGCGGAGGACGTGACGGCGCTCTCGCGCTGGCTGGAGACGCTGCCCGCCGAGCCCGCGCCGCTCCCGCTGGACGCAGCGGCGGTCGCGCGGGGCGAGGCGCTGTTCGGCTCGACGCAACTGGGTTGCAACAGCTGTCACGCGGGCGCGCGCGGCGTGCAGGCGGTGAGCGCGGACATCGGCACGGGCGGCAGCTTCCAGGCGCCGCCGCTGGAGGGCCTCGCCCTGCGCGCACCCTACCTGCACGACGGGTGCGCGCTCTCGCTCCAGGACGTCTTCGGCGCGTGCGCGGGCGGAGAGGTGCACGGCCGCGTAGGCGCGCTGGACGCGCAGGCGCAGGCGGACCTGCGCGCCTATCTGGAGTCCCGCTGA
- a CDS encoding DUF2231 domain-containing protein, with the protein MSKMLLHELHPSVVHAPLALLPTATVADLIAVATGDRAWERVGRRLWVAGTLSALFAGVAGLAASQEVRMEEPHARDMTFLHGAGNALITLGAIGVTLWRQANRPSPVQCAVALGAVGAAMYTASLGGKMVYELGVGVNPMPGTQPQGTLKGPPLLSREAPAALVRDAAAGLRWVLGRVGRLVSGEEPLARGAEGVREPDTSPRLVQDTTPRATPTGPVLLSPP; encoded by the coding sequence ATGAGCAAGATGCTGCTGCACGAGCTGCACCCCTCGGTCGTCCACGCGCCGCTGGCGCTGCTGCCCACCGCCACCGTCGCGGACCTCATCGCGGTGGCCACCGGCGACCGGGCCTGGGAGCGCGTGGGCCGCAGGCTGTGGGTGGCGGGCACGCTCAGCGCCCTCTTCGCCGGCGTGGCGGGGCTCGCCGCGAGCCAGGAGGTGCGCATGGAGGAGCCGCACGCGCGCGACATGACCTTCCTGCACGGCGCAGGCAACGCGCTCATCACCCTGGGGGCCATCGGCGTCACCCTCTGGCGCCAGGCGAACCGCCCCTCGCCCGTGCAGTGTGCGGTGGCGCTCGGGGCGGTGGGGGCCGCGATGTACACCGCGAGCCTCGGCGGGAAGATGGTCTACGAGCTGGGCGTGGGGGTGAACCCCATGCCGGGCACCCAGCCGCAGGGCACTCTCAAGGGCCCGCCCCTGCTCAGCCGCGAGGCCCCCGCCGCGCTCGTGCGCGATGCGGCCGCGGGCCTGCGCTGGGTGCTGGGCCGCGTGGGCCGGCTCGTCTCTGGCGAGGAGCCCCTCGCGCGCGGTGCCGAGGGCGTGCGCGAGCCGGACACCTCGCCGCGCCTCGTGCAGGACACCACCCCGCGCGCGACTCCCACCGGCCCTGTGCTGCTCAGCCCTCCGTAA
- a CDS encoding fatty acid desaturase, with protein MDHATSTDYGRPPQSEAERRAAERALIASTRPFAAQDAARSWFHVLSTLAVLAGALVLAALAPWWPLRLLGGVVESLVLVRGFILVHDHLHGSLLASSRLGRALFNTMGVLMLTPPRVWNETHNHHHANTARLAAPASGTFTTWTSQQWQEASALERLAYVAERHPLTLLFAYPFAFFGALSLVPFLRNPRRYWSAGLAVALHLALSAALVHFAGVGVYLSAMLLPLFAAYAFGAYLFYAQHNFPDVVLREDASWTHADAALEASSYLACGPVMAWFTGNIGYHHIHHLNPRIPFYRLPEAMAALPALQCPRVTTLHPRDVLACLRLDVWDAARARMVAVREL; from the coding sequence ATGGACCACGCCACCAGCACCGACTACGGCCGTCCCCCCCAGAGCGAGGCCGAGCGCCGGGCCGCCGAGCGCGCGCTCATCGCGAGCACCCGCCCCTTCGCCGCCCAGGACGCGGCGCGCAGCTGGTTCCACGTCCTCAGCACCCTCGCCGTGCTCGCCGGCGCGCTCGTGCTGGCGGCGCTCGCCCCCTGGTGGCCGCTGCGGCTGCTGGGCGGCGTGGTGGAGTCGCTGGTGCTGGTGCGCGGCTTCATCCTCGTGCACGACCACCTGCACGGCTCGCTGCTCGCGAGCAGCCGGCTGGGGCGCGCCCTGTTCAACACGATGGGCGTGCTGATGCTCACCCCGCCGCGCGTGTGGAACGAGACGCACAACCACCACCACGCGAACACCGCGCGGCTCGCGGCGCCCGCCTCGGGCACCTTCACCACCTGGACCTCGCAGCAGTGGCAGGAGGCGAGCGCGCTGGAGCGCCTGGCCTACGTGGCCGAGCGCCACCCGCTCACCCTGCTCTTCGCCTACCCCTTCGCCTTCTTCGGCGCGCTGAGCCTCGTGCCCTTCCTGCGCAACCCGCGCCGCTACTGGAGCGCGGGGCTCGCCGTGGCGCTGCACCTGGCGCTCAGCGCCGCGCTCGTGCACTTCGCGGGCGTGGGCGTGTACCTCTCCGCGATGCTGCTGCCCTTGTTCGCGGCGTACGCCTTCGGGGCCTACCTCTTCTACGCCCAGCACAACTTCCCGGACGTCGTGCTGCGCGAGGACGCATCCTGGACGCACGCGGACGCGGCGCTCGAGGCCAGCAGCTACCTCGCCTGCGGCCCGGTGATGGCGTGGTTCACCGGCAACATCGGCTACCACCACATCCACCACCTCAACCCGCGCATCCCCTTCTACCGGCTGCCCGAGGCGATGGCCGCGCTGCCCGCGCTACAGTGCCCGCGCGTGACGACGCTGCACCCGCGCGACGTGCTCGCCTGCCTGCGGCTCGACGTGTGGGACGCGGCCCGCGCACGCATGGTGGCCGTGCGCGAGCTGTGA
- a CDS encoding DNA-3-methyladenine glycosylase, with translation MKPSLQPVLDPAKAVRALKRADPQLARVIALAGPCTLAPTEHPPFRALFRSIVFQQLSTKAASTILGRVVALYPGDFPTPAAVLATADETLRAAGLSANKVRSVKDLSEKALAGIVPSREALAGLPDAEVIQHCTQVRGVGQWTVEMMLMFHLGRPDVLPVDDLGIQKGAQRVYGLRKLPSAERLTKLAAPWRPWRSVGSWYLWRALELPEGALGAAVRPPRPR, from the coding sequence ATGAAGCCCTCCCTGCAGCCCGTGCTCGACCCGGCCAAGGCCGTGCGCGCCCTGAAGCGCGCGGACCCGCAGCTCGCGCGCGTCATCGCGCTCGCCGGGCCCTGCACGCTCGCCCCTACCGAGCACCCGCCCTTTCGCGCCCTCTTCCGCTCCATCGTCTTCCAGCAGCTGAGCACCAAGGCTGCGAGCACCATCCTGGGCCGCGTGGTCGCGCTCTACCCCGGGGACTTCCCCACGCCCGCGGCCGTGCTCGCCACGGCGGACGAGACCCTGCGCGCAGCGGGCCTGAGCGCGAACAAGGTGCGCTCGGTGAAGGACCTCTCCGAGAAGGCGCTCGCGGGCATCGTGCCCTCGCGCGAGGCGCTCGCGGGGCTCCCGGACGCGGAGGTCATCCAACACTGCACGCAGGTGCGCGGCGTGGGGCAGTGGACCGTGGAGATGATGCTGATGTTCCACCTCGGCCGCCCGGACGTGCTCCCGGTGGACGACCTGGGCATCCAGAAGGGCGCGCAGCGCGTGTACGGCCTGCGCAAGCTGCCCTCCGCCGAGCGCCTCACGAAGCTCGCCGCCCCGTGGCGCCCCTGGCGCAGCGTGGGCAGCTGGTACCTGTGGCGCGCGCTCGAGCTGCCGGAGGGTGCGCTCGGAGCTGCGGTGCGCCCGCCGCGCCCGCGCTGA
- a CDS encoding lysophospholipid acyltransferase family protein, producing MARLAKWMLRAGGWRLLGQPPALDKYLVVFYPHTSNWDFVLGILAGWGLGLDVTFLGKHTLFQGPLGPLMRALGGHPVRREERSNMVEQVAQLVRSRERIVLALAPEGTRKRAEAWKSGFYYIAREAHLPVVPAFLDARTRTVGLGPPLYLTGDVQADMAVLRDFYADKQALRPEGAGPVVLR from the coding sequence ATGGCACGGCTCGCGAAGTGGATGCTCCGCGCGGGCGGCTGGCGGCTCCTGGGCCAGCCCCCCGCGCTCGACAAGTACCTCGTCGTCTTCTACCCCCACACGTCCAACTGGGACTTCGTGCTCGGCATCCTCGCGGGCTGGGGCCTGGGGCTGGACGTCACCTTCCTCGGCAAGCACACCCTCTTCCAGGGCCCCCTGGGCCCGCTCATGCGCGCGCTGGGCGGCCACCCGGTACGCCGCGAGGAGCGCTCCAACATGGTGGAGCAGGTGGCGCAGCTGGTGCGCAGCCGCGAGCGCATCGTGCTGGCGCTCGCGCCCGAGGGCACGCGCAAGCGCGCCGAGGCCTGGAAGAGCGGCTTCTATTACATCGCGCGCGAGGCCCACCTGCCCGTGGTGCCCGCCTTCCTCGACGCGCGCACCCGCACGGTGGGGCTGGGCCCCCCGCTCTACCTCACCGGCGACGTGCAGGCGGACATGGCGGTGCTGCGCGACTTCTACGCGGACAAGCAGGCCCTGCGTCCCGAGGGGGCGGGACCCGTTGTCCTGCGCTGA
- a CDS encoding dienelactone hydrolase family protein — protein sequence MRSTSGIRMALLAVSMLVAGVASAAVKTKPVTYKQGETVLKGTLAWDDAVKGKRPGVLVIHEWWGNNAHALNQAKRFAKAGYVAFALDMYGNGKVTTHPQDAGAMAAEAMKDPATTKARFDAALAQLKSDPHVDGEKIAAVGYCMGGSIALSMVAAGEDLDAVSTFHAGLKDLPAPKQGTQTRILVNNGEADPMNPPEVVNAYKKALADAGVKAEVVQYPGAKHGFTNPEAAKAKMPALAYNPKADKESFAATTKMFKEVFGTAAK from the coding sequence ATGCGCAGCACTTCTGGGATTCGGATGGCCTTGCTCGCGGTGTCCATGCTCGTCGCGGGCGTGGCGAGCGCCGCGGTGAAGACGAAGCCGGTGACGTACAAGCAGGGCGAGACGGTGCTCAAGGGCACGCTCGCGTGGGACGACGCCGTCAAGGGCAAGCGGCCCGGCGTGCTCGTCATCCACGAGTGGTGGGGCAACAACGCGCACGCGCTCAACCAGGCCAAGCGCTTCGCGAAGGCGGGCTACGTGGCCTTCGCGCTGGACATGTACGGCAACGGCAAGGTGACCACCCACCCGCAGGACGCGGGCGCGATGGCGGCCGAGGCGATGAAGGACCCGGCGACGACGAAGGCCCGCTTCGACGCGGCGCTCGCGCAGCTCAAGAGCGACCCGCACGTGGACGGGGAGAAGATCGCCGCGGTGGGCTACTGCATGGGCGGCAGCATCGCGCTGTCCATGGTCGCGGCCGGCGAGGACCTGGACGCGGTGTCCACCTTCCACGCGGGCCTCAAGGACCTGCCCGCCCCGAAGCAGGGCACCCAGACCCGCATCCTCGTGAACAACGGCGAGGCGGACCCGATGAACCCGCCCGAGGTGGTGAACGCCTACAAGAAGGCGCTCGCGGACGCCGGCGTGAAGGCCGAGGTGGTGCAGTACCCCGGCGCGAAGCACGGCTTCACCAACCCCGAGGCGGCCAAGGCGAAGATGCCCGCGCTCGCCTACAACCCGAAGGCGGACAAGGAGTCCTTCGCGGCGACGACGAAGATGTTCAAGGAAGTGTTCGGCACGGCGGCGAAGTAG
- a CDS encoding LysR family transcriptional regulator — protein MSLAWDDVQLFLAVAEAGSLSGAARRLQVGQPTVSRRLADLEYRLGAQLFQRRAEGAALTGAGERLLEPARRMAEWAAEVERASELGQGAGLRGVVRVTAPPGLAFDFVAPLAARVRERHPELRLEVLSAVQRLDLTRGEADLALRLQPTVSSELAVLGSFTTPNRVVVARSYAERLPRRPTLQQLDWISWAAPFEDIPPTPQLKALIPDFRPSFTSDNYLVQWRACEAGLGAMILGGPRHRLSLPMELVSLDVDLGPHRESTLHLVCAKSALALPRVRAVADLALAELQPPPPRARGAARR, from the coding sequence ATGAGCCTCGCCTGGGACGACGTGCAGCTCTTCCTCGCGGTCGCGGAGGCCGGGAGCCTCTCGGGGGCCGCGCGGCGGCTGCAGGTGGGGCAGCCCACGGTGAGCCGCCGGCTCGCGGACCTCGAGTACCGGCTGGGGGCGCAGCTGTTCCAGCGGCGCGCGGAAGGGGCCGCGCTCACCGGCGCGGGCGAGCGGCTGCTGGAGCCGGCGCGGCGCATGGCGGAGTGGGCCGCGGAGGTGGAGCGCGCCTCCGAGCTGGGCCAGGGGGCGGGCCTGCGAGGCGTGGTGCGGGTGACGGCACCACCGGGCCTGGCCTTCGACTTCGTGGCGCCGCTCGCGGCGCGGGTGCGCGAGCGCCACCCCGAGCTGCGCCTCGAGGTGCTCTCCGCGGTGCAGCGGCTGGATCTCACGCGTGGCGAGGCGGACCTCGCGCTGCGGCTGCAGCCCACCGTGTCCAGCGAGCTCGCGGTGCTCGGCAGCTTCACCACTCCCAACCGCGTGGTGGTGGCGCGCAGCTACGCCGAGCGCCTGCCGCGTCGCCCCACGCTGCAGCAGCTCGACTGGATCTCCTGGGCCGCGCCCTTCGAGGACATCCCGCCCACCCCGCAGCTCAAGGCGCTCATCCCGGACTTCCGGCCCTCGTTCACCTCGGACAACTACCTGGTGCAGTGGCGCGCCTGCGAGGCGGGGCTGGGGGCGATGATCCTCGGAGGACCGCGCCACCGGCTCTCGCTGCCCATGGAGCTGGTCTCCCTGGACGTGGACCTGGGGCCGCACCGCGAGTCCACGCTGCACCTGGTGTGCGCGAAGAGCGCGCTCGCCCTGCCACGCGTGCGCGCGGTGGCAGACCTGGCGCTCGCCGAGCTGCAGCCTCCGCCGCCGCGCGCGCGGGGCGCAGCGCGCCGCTGA
- a CDS encoding MFS transporter, which produces MHAPAALESAPPRPLTRQDARTLALAALGGALEFYDFIIFVFFTAVIGQLFFPPDTPTWLRDLQSYGLFAAGYLARPLGGIVMAHHGDRTGRKRMFSLSVLLMAVPTLLIGLLPTYASAGYAAPLALLLLRMLQGAAVGGEVPGAWVFVSEHVPAQRVGLACGILTAGLTLGILLGSLVATAVNGALGAAQVLAWGWRLPFLVGGLFGFLAVFLRRWLAETPVFEELRERKALVQGLPLGAALRGHGRAVALSMLLTWVLTAAIVVVILMTPTLMQRLHGIAPAHALAASSVATLCLTFGCVLFGLAVDRFGTARALGAGCLLLLGAAYALYRGVGAAPQQLVALSALAGACVGVVGVVPTVMVRAFPAAVRFSGLSFSYNVAYAVFGGLTPLAVTLLLARWPLAPAHYVAALCVLGFCVALALGRTRRAP; this is translated from the coding sequence GTGCACGCTCCTGCCGCCCTCGAGTCCGCCCCGCCGCGCCCGCTCACCCGCCAGGACGCGCGCACGCTCGCGCTCGCGGCGCTGGGCGGCGCGCTCGAGTTCTACGACTTCATCATCTTCGTGTTCTTCACGGCGGTGATCGGCCAGCTCTTCTTCCCGCCGGACACGCCCACCTGGCTGCGCGACCTGCAGTCCTACGGGCTCTTCGCCGCGGGCTACCTCGCGCGGCCGCTGGGCGGCATCGTGATGGCGCACCACGGGGACCGCACGGGCCGCAAGCGCATGTTCAGCCTCAGCGTGCTGCTCATGGCGGTGCCCACCCTGCTCATCGGCCTGCTGCCCACCTACGCGAGCGCGGGCTACGCAGCGCCGCTCGCGCTGCTGCTCCTGCGCATGCTGCAGGGCGCGGCGGTGGGCGGCGAGGTTCCCGGGGCGTGGGTCTTCGTCTCCGAGCACGTCCCCGCACAGCGCGTGGGGCTCGCCTGCGGCATCCTCACCGCGGGGCTCACCCTGGGCATCCTGCTGGGCTCGCTCGTGGCCACGGCGGTGAACGGGGCGCTGGGCGCGGCGCAGGTGCTCGCCTGGGGCTGGCGCCTGCCCTTCCTCGTGGGCGGGCTCTTCGGCTTCCTCGCGGTGTTCCTGCGCCGCTGGCTCGCGGAGACGCCCGTCTTCGAGGAACTGCGCGAGCGCAAGGCGCTGGTGCAGGGCCTGCCGCTGGGGGCCGCGCTGCGCGGGCACGGGCGCGCGGTGGCCCTGTCCATGCTGCTCACCTGGGTGCTCACGGCCGCCATCGTGGTGGTCATCCTGATGACGCCCACCCTGATGCAGCGGCTGCACGGCATCGCGCCCGCGCACGCGCTCGCGGCGAGCAGCGTGGCCACGCTGTGCCTCACCTTCGGCTGCGTCCTGTTCGGGCTCGCGGTGGACCGCTTCGGCACGGCGCGCGCGCTCGGGGCAGGGTGCCTCCTGCTGCTCGGGGCGGCGTACGCGCTGTACCGCGGCGTGGGCGCGGCGCCGCAGCAGCTGGTGGCGCTCTCGGCGCTCGCGGGTGCGTGCGTGGGCGTGGTGGGCGTGGTGCCCACGGTGATGGTGCGCGCCTTCCCCGCGGCCGTCCGCTTCAGCGGCCTGTCCTTCAGCTACAACGTGGCCTACGCGGTGTTCGGCGGGCTCACCCCGCTCGCCGTGACGCTGCTGCTCGCGCGCTGGCCGCTCGCCCCGGCGCACTACGTCGCCGCGCTGTGCGTGCTGGGCTTCTGCGTGGCACTCGCGCTGGGGCGCACACGGCGAGCGCCCTGA
- a CDS encoding spermidine synthase, which yields MRASRPAPAVFLGAFLLFQVQPILAKLILPWFGGAAGVWTACVLFFQVALLLGYLYAHLLVRLLSPRAQAGVHLGLLALSLLTLPIAPSARWQPGDPGQPVLRILLLLAACVGLPYTVLSATSPLLSAWYARRTGDPMPYWLYAVSNAASFCALLGYPVLVEPWVPTHLQALLWSAGYAVFAVVCGLIAWDARRGGEAAPSPPEEHEAAAQAPAGPGRRLLWVALSACTSGLLLAVTAHLTQNVAPIPFLWVVPLALYLLSYVVCFARGARYRPGLMLPLLQAAVLGVAYALGREEDNLSVGLLVPLFCAALLLACLAAHAELARLRPPPTQLTGFYLLTSLGGALGGALVALAAPALLTHEWELPLLLGALTLLLALASALGADSLRARTQVRWASSALVAVGVTVCLAQRMLAPEHSARREARNFYGTLRVMDGFSARVLNHGTITHGEQLLDPLQRRQPTTYYGPDSGVGLALQEAAQRPVARVGVVGLGTGTLAAYGRAGDHYRFYELNPLVVRVAREDFSFLADCPAEVKVVLGDARLSLAREPPQDFDVLAIDAFSSDAIPVHLLTREAFLLYRRHLAPGGVLAVHVSNRHLELTPVVALAAREVGLRAAVVDAEDDPDETLHRYGSTWVLLSARDGLFVSPPFQGRVTKPKPPLERRAWTDDYSNLLQVVQWGGRDK from the coding sequence TTGCGCGCCAGCCGCCCCGCTCCAGCCGTGTTCCTGGGAGCCTTCCTCCTCTTCCAGGTCCAGCCCATCCTCGCGAAGCTGATCCTCCCCTGGTTCGGCGGGGCGGCGGGGGTGTGGACCGCGTGCGTGCTCTTCTTCCAGGTGGCGCTGCTGCTCGGCTACCTCTACGCGCACCTGCTCGTGCGCCTGCTCTCCCCGCGCGCGCAGGCGGGCGTGCACCTGGGGCTGCTTGCGCTCAGCCTGCTCACGCTGCCCATCGCGCCCAGCGCGCGCTGGCAGCCCGGGGACCCGGGGCAGCCGGTGCTGCGCATCCTGCTGCTGCTCGCGGCGTGCGTGGGGCTGCCCTACACGGTGCTCAGCGCGACGAGCCCGCTCCTCTCCGCCTGGTACGCCCGGCGCACGGGCGATCCCATGCCCTACTGGCTCTACGCCGTGAGCAACGCGGCCTCCTTCTGCGCGCTGCTGGGCTACCCCGTGCTGGTGGAGCCCTGGGTGCCCACCCACCTGCAGGCGCTGCTGTGGAGCGCGGGCTACGCCGTCTTCGCCGTCGTGTGCGGGCTCATCGCGTGGGATGCGCGCCGGGGAGGGGAGGCCGCGCCGTCCCCGCCCGAGGAGCACGAGGCCGCAGCGCAGGCGCCCGCGGGCCCGGGGCGCCGGCTCCTGTGGGTGGCCTTGAGCGCCTGCACCTCGGGGCTGCTGCTCGCGGTGACGGCGCACCTGACGCAGAACGTGGCCCCCATCCCCTTCCTCTGGGTGGTGCCGCTCGCGCTCTACCTGCTCAGCTACGTGGTGTGCTTCGCGCGCGGCGCGCGCTACCGCCCCGGGCTGATGCTGCCGCTGCTGCAGGCCGCGGTGCTGGGGGTCGCGTACGCGCTGGGCCGCGAGGAGGACAACCTGTCCGTGGGGCTGCTGGTGCCGCTGTTCTGCGCGGCGCTGCTGCTCGCCTGCCTCGCGGCGCACGCGGAGCTCGCGCGGCTGCGGCCGCCGCCCACGCAGCTCACGGGCTTCTACCTGCTCACCTCGCTGGGGGGCGCGCTGGGCGGGGCGCTCGTAGCGCTCGCCGCCCCCGCGCTGCTCACCCACGAGTGGGAGCTGCCCCTGCTGCTCGGCGCGCTGACGCTGCTGCTCGCGCTGGCCTCGGCGCTGGGGGCGGACTCGCTGCGCGCCCGCACGCAGGTGCGCTGGGCGAGCTCGGCGCTGGTGGCGGTGGGCGTCACGGTGTGCCTCGCGCAGCGGATGCTCGCGCCGGAGCACTCCGCGCGGCGCGAGGCGCGCAACTTCTACGGCACGCTGCGGGTGATGGACGGTTTCAGCGCGCGCGTCCTCAATCACGGCACCATCACCCACGGCGAGCAGTTGCTGGACCCGCTGCAGCGCCGCCAGCCCACCACGTACTACGGCCCGGATTCGGGCGTGGGGCTCGCGCTGCAGGAGGCCGCCCAGCGCCCCGTGGCGCGCGTGGGCGTGGTGGGGCTGGGCACCGGCACGCTCGCGGCGTACGGGCGTGCGGGCGACCACTACCGCTTCTACGAGCTCAACCCGCTCGTGGTGCGCGTGGCCCGCGAAGACTTCTCCTTCCTCGCGGACTGCCCCGCCGAGGTGAAGGTGGTGCTGGGAGACGCGCGCCTGTCGCTCGCGCGCGAGCCGCCCCAGGACTTCGACGTGCTCGCCATCGACGCCTTCTCGAGCGACGCCATCCCCGTGCACCTGCTCACCCGCGAGGCCTTCCTCCTCTACCGGCGCCACCTGGCGCCCGGCGGGGTGCTCGCGGTGCACGTGAGCAACCGCCACCTCGAGCTCACCCCGGTGGTGGCGCTCGCCGCGCGCGAGGTGGGCCTGCGCGCCGCGGTGGTGGACGCCGAGGACGACCCGGACGAGACCCTGCACCGCTACGGCTCCACCTGGGTGCTGCTCTCCGCGCGCGACGGGCTCTTCGTCTCCCCGCCCTTCCAGGGCCGCGTGACGAAGCCGAAGCCGCCGCTGGAGCGGCGCGCCTGGACGGACGACTACAGCAACCTGCTGCAGGTGGTGCAGTGGGGCGGGCGCGACAAGTAG
- a CDS encoding MBL fold metallo-hydrolase, with protein MRHLLLPALLLLAGCTASSHATQPAALGQPSRSSALLAVLEQPGPIEVQTVRSTSWAVTRAGMINLNNPRAKAAGLTDGEEPIEVDFHVLRHPRFGTFLIDTGVERALRDAPERAAVRGLVARELHTEKMGFEHPLGDWLAQQHVQVQGVLFTHLHLDHVSGAPDLPRGTPLFAGPGETRPRAFLNLFTRGSIDRALEGLPPVGEWRYAKDPDGRFDGVVDVFGDGSLFALWTPGHTPGSTAYLARTPQGPVLFTGDTSHTAWGWEHDVEPGTFTGDPKENARSLAVLRTLVREHPAIRVRLGHQQLPE; from the coding sequence ATGCGCCACCTCCTGCTCCCCGCCCTCCTCCTGCTCGCCGGCTGCACCGCGAGCAGCCACGCCACCCAGCCGGCCGCGCTGGGCCAGCCCAGCCGCAGCAGCGCGCTGCTCGCGGTGCTGGAGCAGCCCGGTCCCATCGAGGTGCAGACGGTGCGCTCCACCTCGTGGGCGGTGACGCGCGCGGGGATGATCAACCTGAACAATCCCCGGGCGAAGGCCGCCGGCCTCACGGACGGCGAGGAGCCCATCGAGGTGGACTTCCACGTGCTGCGCCACCCGCGCTTCGGCACCTTCCTCATCGACACCGGCGTGGAGCGCGCGCTGCGCGATGCGCCCGAGCGCGCGGCGGTGCGCGGGCTCGTGGCGCGCGAGCTGCACACGGAGAAGATGGGCTTCGAGCACCCGCTGGGCGACTGGCTCGCGCAGCAGCACGTGCAGGTGCAGGGGGTGCTCTTCACCCACCTGCACCTGGACCACGTCTCGGGCGCGCCGGACCTGCCGCGCGGCACGCCGCTCTTCGCGGGCCCCGGTGAGACGCGCCCGCGCGCCTTCCTCAACCTCTTCACCCGCGGCAGCATCGACCGCGCACTCGAGGGCCTGCCGCCGGTGGGCGAGTGGCGCTACGCGAAGGACCCGGACGGGCGCTTCGACGGCGTGGTGGACGTGTTCGGCGATGGCTCCCTCTTCGCGCTCTGGACGCCCGGCCACACGCCCGGCAGCACCGCGTACCTCGCGCGCACGCCGCAGGGGCCGGTGCTCTTCACCGGCGATACCTCGCACACCGCCTGGGGATGGGAGCACGACGTGGAGCCGGGCACCTTCACCGGCGACCCGAAGGAGAACGCCCGCAGCCTCGCCGTCCTGCGCACGCTGGTGCGCGAGCACCCGGCCATCCGGGTGCGCCTCGGCCACCAGCAGCTCCCCGAGTAG